In Deltaproteobacteria bacterium, the sequence TTTTTTAATTTTTCTTCTGGCCTTTGAAACGCTTCTCTTGTCCCCCCTCGCCCTTGCAACCGACCGCTATCGCTTAAGCTTTGATGAATGCGTCCGGCTTGCCCTTAAAAACAACGACCAGATTCTCGCCGCAGGGTACGATATCGTCCTGTCGGAAAACAAGCTGAAGGAGGCCCGGCCGCGCGGCATCCCTGTAATCAAATACGAACACCGCATCGCACCGGTCCCGAGGGATGTTGACAACGCGGCGGATAGTTTTTTTGGCGGCGACATCACGGTCTTCAACAATTTCAAAATGGAGGTTGGAACTCCCCTCACGACATTCGGCAAAATTCACACCGCCCAGGATCTGGCCCAGCTGGGAATCGATTCATCCTGGTTTCAGAGGCAAAAGACCACCGACGACGTGATCCTCAAGATCTATCAGATTTACGAGGGGATCCTTCTGGCGCGCGAACTTTTGGGGCTGGCCAAGGAGGCGCAGGACGCCATTCAGGGGAAGATCGACGAGCTGGAAAAGGAGAAAATCATCGATCAACTGGGCATTCTGAAAATGAGGGTTGCCCTCTTTGAGGTGCAGAGAAAGGTGGAGGAGGGGGAAAAGAAGCTTGCGCTGGGGCTGGCGGCGCTCAAAATCCAGACGGGGTTTGAAGACGATGTCGATCTGGACATCAGGGCTGGGGCGCTGACCCCTGTTCCGTACAACATAAGACCGTTTGAGGGTTATCTTGACGATTTCAGGGACAATCGGGCCGAATATCAACTGCTCG encodes:
- a CDS encoding TolC family protein yields the protein MKYFFLIFLLAFETLLLSPLALATDRYRLSFDECVRLALKNNDQILAAGYDIVLSENKLKEARPRGIPVIKYEHRIAPVPRDVDNAADSFFGGDITVFNNFKMEVGTPLTTFGKIHTAQDLAQLGIDSSWFQRQKTTDDVILKIYQIYEGILLARELLGLAKEAQDAIQGKIDELEKEKIIDQLGILKMRVALFEVQRKVEEGEKKLALGLAALKIQTGFEDDVDLDIRAGALTPVPYNIRPFEGYLDDFRDNRAEYQLLDKGIAAKEKQLKLAKLDRTPNLGVGGFFDIGRAPGVIGEDQTTFTNPFNFTKAGIGLQLKGEFDYVKTNAKIKQAKADLLKTIYQKRAAVHGLELDLKESYLEIREARNLMVKSEEEKKVARQMVFLTKSNLDIGIGERKDYLDALQSYLLFQGRHYEAVYNYNVAVYELKKKTGELSEIWGREGAR